The sequence below is a genomic window from Carassius gibelio isolate Cgi1373 ecotype wild population from Czech Republic chromosome A17, carGib1.2-hapl.c, whole genome shotgun sequence.
CCCTTCTCACAGATTCAGATGGATTTGGTTTCCTCACGTCGCAGTGATCTTCATCTTCACTGTGCACATAGAGGTTGTGTGTTTCCCTTCTTCTTCTGACATGGTCCCATCCCATGTTTTGCCTGTCACTCATTTCCCGGCTCCGGTGTTTCGCTGTGTGTTCGTACTCATCCCACTCTCTCATTTCCTCCAGCTTGTGAGCCTTTGTCATCTCTAACATCAATGGTTGTCTCCATTTTGCACTTTCTTTGCTCATCTCCATCTGGCTACCATTTATCCCTCGATCCCATCTTTCCATATTGTCTCTGAATTCCCACTTTTCATTCCCATATCGGTCTCTTTGCTCTTCCCGGTCGCCGTATCCATTCCTATAGAACCTGTTGTCCTCGTTTAGCTTTTCCAAATGCCTTTTACTTCTCTCATCTCTCTTTGCACGCTCCTTCCTCTCGATCTGGACTCTCCTCAGAGTCTCCTCGACTTTGGAAATCTTCTCCTGGAGCATCATCTCTTTCGAGTGGATCTCCTTCGCCAGCCACGTTTGTTTTTCAAGCTTCTGTTCGCGGTGCGTATCGCTCTTCGTCGGATTTGTTCTCTCTGTTAGATACTCTGGATTAAGAGCGTCTAGTTTCCTTACACCCTTCTGCTGGTGTCTGTTAGTTAAACCCGAGGAAACCCGAGGATGCTCTGGCTTCATGACGTTACTCAGGCTGTACGCTCTCTTGTGAAGGACTGGTTTTAGAGGGAATATATTCTCCGATGCTCTGCGTGAAGGAATGTATTCCCTCTGCTcctgtggatgtgtgtgtttcttcCAGTGGATGATCTCTGGATGCTGTCCGTCTCTCGTGGATCTGATCGTTCGCTCCTGGTCTTCTAGCGCGTGTGTTCTGGAGATGTGATGAGTTCCCGAGGGTCTGCTCATGGCCTCTCTGTGCAGGGAAGGAAGTTTCGTCGATACGGTCTCTTTTTCCCAGAAATGCTGTGTGAATTGATGGCGTGGCATCGTTTGCATTTTTATGCAGCGTGTGAATCTCTGTAACAGCTTCAGTTGATCGTCTAATAACAGCGTGGTCAACCTGCGGTCAGTGGACTGATATAACACATGAATAAGGTATAAATAGTTTTGGTTTCCTGTTTCTTCTGTCTAGCATATATTTCCATTACCTGTGGGTCTAAACATCATCTGGATTTTTCCCCCTGACCATTGgaaatattttctaatttaagaagtgattaaaaaaaaaaaagataagtaaaaatctctgtaaaaaaCGTTAACGTTAACAAAATCCAACAAGAATGTGAAACCTGATCTTATTCTGCTCTGGAAATATATGCAGATTAGTGCATACATAAATAGATAAAACCTCAATTGGATGTTTAAACATAATATTACCGAAAGCCTGTAACTGAagtaagtacaaaaaaaaaataactgacgtCTCAGTGCGCTGTGATTAAGCAGCTGATGTTTTACTGACTTGGATAAAATCCTC
It includes:
- the zc2hc1c gene encoding zinc finger C2HC domain-containing protein 1C, producing the protein MQTMPRHQFTQHFWEKETVSTKLPSLHREAMSRPSGTHHISRTHALEDQERTIRSTRDGQHPEIIHWKKHTHPQEQREYIPSRRASENIFPLKPVLHKRAYSLSNVMKPEHPRVSSGLTNRHQQKGVRKLDALNPEYLTERTNPTKSDTHREQKLEKQTWLAKEIHSKEMMLQEKISKVEETLRRVQIERKERAKRDERSKRHLEKLNEDNRFYRNGYGDREEQRDRYGNEKWEFRDNMERWDRGINGSQMEMSKESAKWRQPLMLEMTKAHKLEEMREWDEYEHTAKHRSREMSDRQNMGWDHVRRRRETHNLYVHSEDEDHCDVRKPNPSESVRRDRSDLQHERRGNKESLYRLTSKLRKEAVPERNPRRRGERLQQVELSLEEDLDASQQLIPCDVCHRRFAPDRLETHMRVCEKQRPQRKIFDMSQYRAKGTDLEEFMKTNSRSRTPELKKNNWRQKHEAFIQTMRQGRGSVLSQPVSNLNPEYVSCPHCGRRFAPGPAERHIPKCQNIRSRPPPPKQPHSATRRKTPQ